In one window of Henckelia pumila isolate YLH828 chromosome 1, ASM3356847v2, whole genome shotgun sequence DNA:
- the LOC140891413 gene encoding protein root UVB sensitive 3, whose translation MEEETSKTTLLRSETAVIEEWNGTTSENLVKTAAITFSGNSVQKSARRFNHVSRRILDAFVPEGFPSSVTPDYAPFQLWDSLQGLSTYMRTMLSTQALLSAIGVGEKSATVIGATFQWFLRDLTGMLGGILFTFYQGANLDSNAKMWRLVADLMNDLGMLMDLVSPLFQSAIVFIVCLGSISRSFTGVASGATRAALTQHFALQNNAADISAKEGSQETVATMIGMALGMLLAHITLGHSLAIWFCFLSLTIFHMYANYKAVRCLSLSTMNCERSSIILSHFMETGQVLSPKQVSVMEHVLPLWMTSWTEKSSIEYLHPRVQLGVRLSSLNSKELVDLSHLAGSYYSKGKYIPLQRNDKISVIMHRDSTAADVLQAFIHALVLVKPIAKNGDAHLESQSWMSQNYETLIVKLQSSGWRTERLLSPSVVWKATWYFSSSDEKLD comes from the exons ATGGAAGAAGAAACCAGTAAGACGACGCTTCTCCGATCGGAAACCGCCGTTATCGAGGAATGGAACGGCACTACTTCGGAAAATTTAGTGAAAACCGCTGCCATCACTTTTTCTGGAAACTCCGTTCAAAAATCTGCTCGCCGATTCAATCATGTTTCTCGTAGGATTCTCGATGCATTTGTTCCCGAG GGATTCCCAAGCAGCGTGACTCCTGATTATGCCCCCTTTCAATTATGGGACTCTTTGCAG GGTCTGTCAACTTATATGAGAACAATGCTATCTACCCAG GCTCTCTTAAGTGCTATTGGGGTTGGCGAGAAATCTGCTACTGTGATAGGGGCCACATTTCAG TGGTTTCTGAGGGATTTAACTGGAATGCTTGGAGGTATCTTATTTACATTTTATCAG GGGGCAAATCTGGATAGCAATGCAAAAATGTGGCGTCTCGTTGCTGATCTTATGAATGATCTTG GGATGTTAATGGACCTTGTTTCGCCTTTGTTCCAATCTGCAATTGTGTTTATTGTATGCTTAGGGAGCATATCGCGATCTTTTA CTGGTGTTGCCAGTGGTGCCACTAGAGCTGCTTTAACACAACATTTCGCACTTCAGAATAATGCAGCGGATATATCCGCAAAG GAAGGAAGCCAAGAGACTGTTGCAACTATGATTGGAATGGCTTTGGGAATGCTCCTCGCTCATATTACTCTGGGGCACTCACTTGCCATTTggttttgttttctttctctcACCATCTTTCATATGTATG CAAACTATAAGGCTGTTCGCTGCCTCTCACTTTCTACGATGAATTGTGAAAGAAGCTCTATTATTTTGTCACATTTCATGGAGACTGGTCAAG TTCTTTCTCCTAAACAGGTCTCAGTGATGGAGCACGTCTTACCTCTGTGGATGACTTCGTGGACAGAAAAAAGTAGCATTGAATATTTGCACCCACGGGTTCAGTTAGGAGTTCGGCTATCATCACTTAACAGCAAAGAACT GGTGGACCTCTCTCATTTGGCTGGCTCTTACTATAGTAAAG GGAAGTATATACCTCTTCAGAGAAATGATAAAATCAGTGTCATTATGCACAGAGATTCGACAGCGGCAGATGTCTTACAGGCTTTCATTCATGCTCTTGTCCTGGTAAAACCTATTGCCAAAAATGGAGATGCACATTTGGAAAGTCAATCATGGATGTCTCAAAACTATGAAACCTTGATTGTGAAG CTTCAATCATCCGGATGGAGAACAGAACGTCTTCTGTCGCCCTCGGTTGTATGGAAGGCGACTTGGTATTTCAGTTCTTCGGATGAAAAACTTGACTAG